A single window of Balaenoptera acutorostrata chromosome X, mBalAcu1.1, whole genome shotgun sequence DNA harbors:
- the LOC130706265 gene encoding uncharacterized protein LOC130706265, translated as SPDSPRSPRPSPHQHPRRPPPPPLPPPPPPHLHPHPHPPPPPPRGASQPLPRRRLRPHWPPPRPLPLPPGRPPPPPPLGLPLPPPGWPPPLPPLLRPRPPTQPPPLLPPPPRRPPPPLLPRSPPQPPPPPQPPPPPPPPLSPLSPRSPVPPGRCRDLPSRELGGREAGEGRRAGGRRNPGRGRERELGRGTPGQPIWRVPVTWYGDCCQERTGASRSSLQPAAAAAAARSWASVRGAGGRRVVGGGGCWRLWSGQLGRLLSLWFPLWLLRGCGAADGGRGREREA; from the coding sequence AGTCCGGATTCCCCCCGGAGCCCCCGCCCGTCTCCGCATCAGCATCCgcggcggccgccgccgccgccgctacCGCCGCCGCCACCTCCGCATCTGCATCCGCATCCGCATCCGCCTCCGCCTCCCCCAAGGGGGGCGTCGCAGCCTCTGCCGCGGCGGCGGCTTCGGCCGCACTGGCCTCCACCACGGCCACTGCCGCTGCCGCCAGGGAGGCCTCCGCCTCCTCCCCCGCTAGGGCTGCCGCTGCCTCCCCCAGGGTGGCCTCCGCCACTGCCTCCTCTACTGAGGCCTCGGCCTCCAACTCAGCCTCCACCTCTGCTTCCGCCTCCGCCACGGAGGCCTCCGCCACCGCTTCTGCCACGGTCGCCGCCGcagcctccgccgccgccgcagccgccgccgccaccgccgccgccactGTCGCCGCTGTCGCCACGGTCGCCGGTGCCCCCGGGCCGCTGCCGCGACCTCCCTTCCCGCGAGCTGGGGGGCAGAGAGGCgggagagggcaggagggcgGGTGGGCGCCGGAACCCGGGCCGGGGGCGCGAGCGCGAGCTGGGGCGGGGGACCCCGGGCCAGCCGATCTGGCGAGTCCCAGTCACCTGGTATGGCGACTGCTGCCAGGAGCGCACCGGTGCGAGTCGCAGCAGCCTGCAGcccgctgctgctgccgccgccgctcgGTCGTGGGCTAGCGTGCGGGGCGCGGGCGGGCGGCgtgtggtggggggcggggggtgttgGCGTCTGTGGTCCGGGCAGCTGGGAAGGCTTCtgtctctttggttccccctgtGGCTGCTGCGGGGCTGCGGGGCCGCGGACGgtgggagggggcgggagcgggAGGCTTGA
- the PABPC1L2B gene encoding polyadenylate-binding protein 1-like 2 has protein sequence MASLYVGDLHPEVTEAMLYEKFSPAGPILSIRICRDKITRRSLGYAYVNYQQPVDAKRALETLNFDVIKGRPVRIMWSQRDPSLRKSGVGNVFIKNLGKTIDNKALYNIFSAFGNILSCKVACDEKGPKGYGFVHFQKQESAERAIDAMNGMFLNYRKIFVGRFKSHKEREAERGAWARQSTSADVKDFEEDTDEEATLR, from the coding sequence ATGGCTTCGCTGTACGTGGGCGACCTGCACCCTGAGGTGACGGAGGCAATGCTGTACGAGAAGTTCAGCCCAGCCGGGCCCATCCTCTCCATCCGCATTTGCAGGGACAAGATCACCCGCCGCTCGTTGGGCTATGCGTATGTCAACTACCAGCAACCGGTGGACGCCAAGCGGGCCCTGGAGACCCTGAACTTTGATGTCATCAAGGGCAGGCCAGTGCGCATCATGTGGTCCCAGAGGGACCCCTCGCTCCGCAAGAGCGGGGTGGGCAACGTCTTCATCAAGAACCTGGGCAAAACCATCGACAACAAGGCGCTGTACAACATCTTCTCGGCGTTCGGCAACATCCTCTCCTGCAAAGTGGCCTGCGACGAAAAGGGGCCCAAGGGCTACGGGTTCGTGCACTTCCAGAAGCAGGAGTCCGCCGAGCGGGCCATCGATGCAATGAATGGCATGTTCCTGAACTACCGCAAAATTTTCGTTGGGAGATTCAAGTCGCATAAGGAACGAGAGGCCGAAAGGGGAGCCTGGGCCAGGCAGTCCACCAGTGCTGACGTCAAGGATTTCGAGGAAGACACCGACGAGGAGGCCACCTTGCGATGA